A genomic window from Triticum urartu cultivar G1812 chromosome 7, Tu2.1, whole genome shotgun sequence includes:
- the LOC125518259 gene encoding putative disease resistance protein RGA3 produces the protein MAAAIGGMVASGVIKVVIKQLGFAIVGKIKLHKKLTEDLEKLKMTLESVEAALSDAERRSITDRSALLWVNRLKAAMYDISDMLDDYESDAGLVFGAMRKKINMPDKMKKMQESLQKITEDRQNYCLPPETHTNEHQLPDIRENAGTIEEAEIIGRAKEKLEILARLSGSTTERTTFLPIWGFGGIGKTTLARSVYNDPEFKNHSRVWVYVSQIFDLKFFGKTIISQLSEPEPEQKSKPAPDLHSINICLQKLLTEKKNILIILDDLWEKHPSQLEQLKDMLKQGEGCKVTVVVTTQDEGIANEIGTVQPYNLPQLSDEMCWDKIRQKSKFETRDDKERLEPIGRDIAKKCRGVALAAQSLGHMLKSRPHREWNSVKA, from the exons ATGGCGGCAGCCATCGGGGGCATGGTCGCCTCGGGCGTGATCAAGGTGGTGATCAAGCAGCTCGGATTCGCCATCGTGGGCAAGATCAAGCTGCACAAGAAACTGACCGAAGACCTGGAGAAATTGAAGATGACGCTGGAGTCGGTGGAGGCCGCGCTCAGCGACGCCGAGAGGCGGTCCATCACGGACAGATCGGCGCTCCTGTGGGTGAACCGGCTCAAGGCCGCTATGTACGACATCTCCGACATGCTTGATGACTACGAATCTGACGCCGGCCTGGTAT TCGGAGCTATGAGGAAGAAGATTAATATGCCagacaagatgaagaagatgcaAGAGAGTCTACAGAAGATAACAGAAGACCGTCAGAACTACTGTCTTCCGCCAGAAACTCATACCAACGAGCACCAACTTCCAGATATCAGGGAAAATGCAGGGACCATAGAGGAAGCAGAAATTATTGGGAGGGCCAAGGAAAAACTGGAAATCTTGGCTCGATTATCTGGGAGCACCACTGAACGAACCACCTTCCTCCCCATATGGGGCTTTGGAGGCATTGGAAAGACCACCTTGGCAAGATCAGTTTACAACGACCCTGAGTTTAAAAATCACTCTCGGGTATGGGTCTATGTTTCCCAGATATTTGACTTGAAATTTTTTGGAAAAACTATAATATCGCAACTATCAGAACCAGAACCAGAACAAAAGAGCAAGCCGGCACCTGATTTGCATAGTATTAACATTTGCTTGCAAAAGCTACTCACTGAGAAGAAGAATATTTTGATCATTTTGGATGACCTGTGGGAGAAGCATCCTTCTCAACTAGAACAATTAAAGGATATGCTGAAGCAGGGTGAGGGATGCAAGGTGACGGTTGTAGTTACCACACAGGATGAAGGTATTGCAAATGAGATTGGTACTGTTCAGCCATACAACTTGCCTCAATTGTCAGATGAGATGTGCTGGGATAAAATTAGGCAGAAAAGTAAATTTGAAACAAGGGATGACAAAGAAAGGTTGGAGCCGATTGGAAGGGATATTGCAAAGAAGTGCAGAGGTGTAGCTTTAGCTGCTCAATCACTTGGACACATGTTGAAGTCCAGGCCGCACAGAGAATGGAATTCGGTGAAAGCC